In bacterium, the sequence ACCACGCCGCCGCCGGTCAGTGTGACGGGGCCGTTGGCCGTATACAGGTAGGACCAGGTGCTGGTGGAGTCGAGATGGAGGGTGTCCTGGTTGGCGATGGTCCCTTCCACGTAGAGGCTGTAGCCGTTGCCCACGCGCACGCGGCCCAGGCTGGTCAGGTCGATGAAGCGCGCGGCATAGGTGTTGACCAGGAACTCGCCGCCGGTGGACGTCTGCAGCGTGCCGCCCGTGATGGCGGAGGTGCCCGACAGCTTGACCGTCCCGCCGTCGACGGCCTCGAACACGCCGCCGGTGTTGTCGTAGTCGCCGGTGTTCAACTCCATCACGGCGCCGTTCTCGGCGCGGATCAGGCCCGAATTGGTCATGCCGCCGCTGCTGGGGTCCAGCAGCAACCGGTGGAGCGGGTTGTCGGCGATGATGGATCCCTGGTTGTCCATGGCGATCGTGTCATAGCCCAGGTTCATGGCGCCGCGGATCGTGTTGTCCACGTTGATCAACGAACCGCCGCCGGTGCCGTTGACGATGTTGTAGAGGCTGGTGGTGCCGCCGCCGATCAGTTCGCCGCCCCCGGTCAGTCTGACCGGTCCGTCCTGGACGGTCAAGTAGGTCCAGGAGGAGAGGGAATTGAGCCTGATGACGCCGCGGTTCTCGATGCCCCGGCGACCCTGGGAGCTCGAGACCTGCAGGTGGTAGTAGTTGCCGACCTGCACTTCGTCTTCGTCGTCCACGTAGAGCGAATCGATGGTTACGGTGCTCGTGATGAGGGCCGTGATGGGCCCGGAGTGATCCAGGACGGCTGCATACCGGTTGGCGCCGTTGTTCGGCACGCCGACCGGCGACCAGTTGGCGGCGGTCTCCCAGGCGCCGTCGGTGGCGCTGTTCCAGTGCGAAGTGAAGTCGGTGGCGTTCGCCGCCAAGGACTGGAGCAGGATCGCAGCAGTCAGCAAGACCGCGGATCGTGCCCGATTCGATTTCCGGTGAATCATGATTGTCCCCCTGTTGCATTGGTGAAGTGGACCCAGATTGTTGGACGGTTTGGTGTCAGGACGGGCGGCCTGGCCACTCACGTGGTGGCAGCAGGCACCGGCGTGTACTCCAACAGGAACTCGAGCCGAGGGCCGTCCGCGCCGAGTTGCAGGACGTCGCCTGAACGCAGGGCGGTCGGGCCCGCCACCGGACGGCCGTTGAGCAGGGTTCCGTTGCGGCTGCCGAGGTCCGTGACCAGGAAGCGCCCCGGTTCAGCACCGGGCTCGATGCGTGCATGGTAGCGGCCCACGGCGTCGTCGAGTCGGGGAGCGAACCGCACGGCGGCCGAACGTGCGCGGCC encodes:
- a CDS encoding FHA domain-containing protein — protein: MEAGVAQIIFRHLTGSRATHVDVVPLGAHRELILGRARSAAVRFAPRLDDAVGRYHARIEPGAEPGRFLVTDLGSRNGTLLNGRPVAGPTALRSGDVLQLGADGPRLEFLLEYTPVPAATT